The Epinephelus lanceolatus isolate andai-2023 chromosome 8, ASM4190304v1, whole genome shotgun sequence genome includes a window with the following:
- the gnb1a gene encoding guanine nucleotide-binding protein G(I)/G(S)/G(T) subunit beta-1, translated as MSELDQLRQEAEQLKNQIRDARKACADATLSQITANIDPVGRIQMRTRRTLRGHLAKIYAMHWGTDSRLLVSASQDGKLIIWDSYTTNKVHAIPLRSSWVMTCAYAPSGNYVACGGLDNICSIYNLKTREGNVRVSRELAGHTGYLSCCRFLDDNQIVTSSGDTTCALWDIETGQQTTTFAGHTGDVMSLSLAPDTRLFVSGACDASAKLWDIREGMCRQTFTGHESDINAICFFPNGNAFATGSDDATCRLFDLRADQELMVYSHDNIICGITSVAFSKSGRLLLAGYDDFNCNVWDTLKADRAGVLAGHDNRVSCLGVTDDGMAVATGSWDSFLKIWN; from the exons ATGAGTGAACTGGATCAGCTACGCCAGGAGGCTGAGCAGCTCAAGAACCAGATCAGA GATGCCAGGAAAGCGTGTGCGGATGCTACCCTGTCTCAG ATCACAGCTAACATCGACCCTGTTGGCCGAATTCAGATGCGCACTAGACGGACACTGAGGGGGCATCTGGCTAAAATCTATGCCATGCACTGGGGCACTGACTCAAG GCTTTTGGTCAGCGCCTCCCAGGACGGCAAACTCATTATCTGGGACAGCTACACCACAAACAAG GTCCATGCCATCCCGTTGCGCTCCTCCTGGGTGATGACGTGCGCCTATGCCCCTTCTGGGAACTACGTTGCCTGTGGAGGTCTGGACAACATCTGCTCCATCTACAACCTGAAGACCCGTGAGGGAAACGTGCGTGTCAGCCGTGAGCTGGCCGGACACACAG GTTACCTGTCCTGCTGTCGCTTCCTGGATGACAACCAGATTGTCACCAGCTCTGGAGACACCACCTG TGCTCTGTGGGACATTGAGACTGGTCAGCAGACAACTACATTTGCCGGTCACACCGGTGATGTCATGAGTCTCTCCCTGGCGCCCGACACCAGGCTGTTTGTGTCTGGAGCCTGCGATGCCTCAGCCAAGCTCTGGGACATCAGAGAAGGAATGTGCCGACAGACCTTTACTGGCCATGAGTCGGACATCAACGCTATCTGC TTCTTCCCCAATGGCAACGCATTTGCCACGGGTTCAGACGACGCCACCTGCCGGCTGTTTGACCTGCGTGCTGACCAAGAGCTGATGGTTTACTCACATGACAACATCATCTGTGGTATCACCTCCGTGGCATTCTCCAAGAGTGGCCGCCTACTGCTGGCTGGCTATGACGATTTCAACTGCAATGTCTGGGACACTTTGAAGGCCGACCGTGCAG GTGTCCTGGCTGGTCACGATAACCGGGTGAGCTGCTTGGGTGTGACCGACGACGGCATGGCAGTGGCAACAGGGTCCTGGGACAGCTTCCTCAAGATCTGGAACTAG